Proteins encoded in a region of the Acidobacteriota bacterium genome:
- a CDS encoding ferredoxin — translation MAELSDKLPDNVRGRFYVDRMCIDCDVCRDTAPANFTRNDENGYSYVYKQPISPEELALCEEALMACPVEAIGDDA, via the coding sequence GGCAGAGCTCTCTGACAAATTGCCGGACAACGTCCGCGGCCGGTTCTATGTTGACCGGATGTGCATCGACTGCGACGTTTGCCGCGACACGGCTCCGGCAAACTTTACCCGCAATGACGAGAACGGGTATTCGTACGTTTATAAACAGCCCATTTCCCCCGAAGAACTTGCCCTATGTGAAGAAGCGTTGATGGCGTGCCCGGTCGAGGCGATCGGTGACGACGCCTGA